The following proteins are co-located in the Neomonachus schauinslandi chromosome 8, ASM220157v2, whole genome shotgun sequence genome:
- the KCTD20 gene encoding BTB/POZ domain-containing protein KCTD20 isoform X1, translated as MNVHRGGESDRVLRQEASCLSDDPAAAAQERETNSLTASALQSLAYPLGPRSDDLSLDYASQPANLQFPHIMPLPEDIKGSCFQNGNKRNHEPFMAPERFGNSTVGFGSNVHSQAPEKVTLLVDGTRFVVNPQIFTAHPDTMLGRMFGPGREYNFTRPNEKGEYEIAEGISATVFRTVLDYYKTGIINCPDGISIPDLRDTCDYLCINFDFNTIRCQDLSALLHELSNDGAHKQFDHYLEELILPIMVGCAKKGERECHIVVLTDEDSVDWDEDHPPPMGEEYSQILYSSKLYRFFKYIENRDVAKTVLKERGLKNIRIGIEGYPTCKEKIKRRPGGRSEVIYNYVQRPFIQMSWEKEEGKSRHVDFQCVRSKSLTNLVAAGEDVLEDQEIVMHHPPQVDELDRLNAPLSQMASNDFQD; from the exons ATGAATGTTCACCGCGGCGGCGAGAGCGACAGGGTACTGCGGCAGGAGGCGAGCTGCCTAAGCGATGACCCTGCAGCTGCGGcccaagagagagaaacaaatagCCTGACTGCTTCCGCTCTTCAGAGTCTCGCTTACCCTCTAGGTCCCAGGAGCGATG ACCTTTCACTTGACTATGCCTCTCAGCCAGCAAATCTTCAGTTCCCTCACATAATGCCACTTCCCGAAGACATCAAAGGCTCCTGCTTCCAAAATGGGAATAAACGGAACCATGAACCCTTTATGGCTCCAGAACGATTTGGAAACAGCACTGTGGGCTTTGGCAGTAACGTTCATTCCCAGGCGCCAGAGAAAGTGACACTTCTTGTAGATGGCACACGTTTTGTTGTGAATCCACAAATTTTCACTGCTCATCCGGATACCATGTTGGGAAG AATGTTTGGACCAGGAAGAGAGTATAACTTCACTCGGCCCAACGAGAAGGGAGAGTATGAGATCGCTGAAGGAATCAGTGCGACTGTATTTCGAACGGTGCTG GATTATTACAAAACTGGTATCATCAATTGTCCTGATGGCATCTCTATTCCAGACCTTAGAGATACATGCGATTATCTCTGCATTAACTTTGACTTCAACACTATCCGATGTCAAGATCTGA GTGCTTTACTGCATGAACTGTCTAACGATGGTGCTCACAAGCAGTTTGACCACTACCTCGAAGAGTTGATCTTGCCCATCATGGTGGGCTGTGCCAAGAAAGGGGAGCGAGAGTGCCACATCGTTGTGCTGACGGATGAGGATTCTGTGGACTGGGATGAAGACCACCCCCCTCCCATGGGGGAGGAATATTCCCAAA ttctttatAGCTCCAAGCTCTATAGATTCTTCAAATATATTGAGAATCGTGATGTCGCTAAAACAGTGTTAAAGGAGCGAGGCCTGAAAAATATTCGCATTGGAATTGAAG gttACCCTACctgtaaagaaaaaattaagagaagaCCCGGTGGCCGGTCTGAAGTAATCTATAACTATGTGCAGCGCCCCTTTATCCAGATGTcctgggaaaaggaagaagggaagagtcGCCATGTGGATTTCCAGTGTGTCCGAAGCAAATCCCTCACTAATCTGGTAGCTGCTGGAGAAGATGTCTTAGAGGACCAGGAGATAGTAATGCACCACCCACCCCAGGTGGATGAACTCGACCGGCTGAACGCTCCACTTTCTCAGATGGCGTCTAACGACTTTCAGGATTAG
- the KCTD20 gene encoding BTB/POZ domain-containing protein KCTD20 isoform X2 — MFGPGREYNFTRPNEKGEYEIAEGISATVFRTVLDYYKTGIINCPDGISIPDLRDTCDYLCINFDFNTIRCQDLSALLHELSNDGAHKQFDHYLEELILPIMVGCAKKGERECHIVVLTDEDSVDWDEDHPPPMGEEYSQILYSSKLYRFFKYIENRDVAKTVLKERGLKNIRIGIEGYPTCKEKIKRRPGGRSEVIYNYVQRPFIQMSWEKEEGKSRHVDFQCVRSKSLTNLVAAGEDVLEDQEIVMHHPPQVDELDRLNAPLSQMASNDFQD, encoded by the exons ATGTTTGGACCAGGAAGAGAGTATAACTTCACTCGGCCCAACGAGAAGGGAGAGTATGAGATCGCTGAAGGAATCAGTGCGACTGTATTTCGAACGGTGCTG GATTATTACAAAACTGGTATCATCAATTGTCCTGATGGCATCTCTATTCCAGACCTTAGAGATACATGCGATTATCTCTGCATTAACTTTGACTTCAACACTATCCGATGTCAAGATCTGA GTGCTTTACTGCATGAACTGTCTAACGATGGTGCTCACAAGCAGTTTGACCACTACCTCGAAGAGTTGATCTTGCCCATCATGGTGGGCTGTGCCAAGAAAGGGGAGCGAGAGTGCCACATCGTTGTGCTGACGGATGAGGATTCTGTGGACTGGGATGAAGACCACCCCCCTCCCATGGGGGAGGAATATTCCCAAA ttctttatAGCTCCAAGCTCTATAGATTCTTCAAATATATTGAGAATCGTGATGTCGCTAAAACAGTGTTAAAGGAGCGAGGCCTGAAAAATATTCGCATTGGAATTGAAG gttACCCTACctgtaaagaaaaaattaagagaagaCCCGGTGGCCGGTCTGAAGTAATCTATAACTATGTGCAGCGCCCCTTTATCCAGATGTcctgggaaaaggaagaagggaagagtcGCCATGTGGATTTCCAGTGTGTCCGAAGCAAATCCCTCACTAATCTGGTAGCTGCTGGAGAAGATGTCTTAGAGGACCAGGAGATAGTAATGCACCACCCACCCCAGGTGGATGAACTCGACCGGCTGAACGCTCCACTTTCTCAGATGGCGTCTAACGACTTTCAGGATTAG
- the KCTD20 gene encoding BTB/POZ domain-containing protein KCTD20 isoform X3: MNVHRGGESDRVLRQEASCLSDDPAAAAQERETNSLTASALQSLAYPLGPRSDGALLHELSNDGAHKQFDHYLEELILPIMVGCAKKGERECHIVVLTDEDSVDWDEDHPPPMGEEYSQILYSSKLYRFFKYIENRDVAKTVLKERGLKNIRIGIEGYPTCKEKIKRRPGGRSEVIYNYVQRPFIQMSWEKEEGKSRHVDFQCVRSKSLTNLVAAGEDVLEDQEIVMHHPPQVDELDRLNAPLSQMASNDFQD, from the exons ATGAATGTTCACCGCGGCGGCGAGAGCGACAGGGTACTGCGGCAGGAGGCGAGCTGCCTAAGCGATGACCCTGCAGCTGCGGcccaagagagagaaacaaatagCCTGACTGCTTCCGCTCTTCAGAGTCTCGCTTACCCTCTAGGTCCCAGGAGCGATG GTGCTTTACTGCATGAACTGTCTAACGATGGTGCTCACAAGCAGTTTGACCACTACCTCGAAGAGTTGATCTTGCCCATCATGGTGGGCTGTGCCAAGAAAGGGGAGCGAGAGTGCCACATCGTTGTGCTGACGGATGAGGATTCTGTGGACTGGGATGAAGACCACCCCCCTCCCATGGGGGAGGAATATTCCCAAA ttctttatAGCTCCAAGCTCTATAGATTCTTCAAATATATTGAGAATCGTGATGTCGCTAAAACAGTGTTAAAGGAGCGAGGCCTGAAAAATATTCGCATTGGAATTGAAG gttACCCTACctgtaaagaaaaaattaagagaagaCCCGGTGGCCGGTCTGAAGTAATCTATAACTATGTGCAGCGCCCCTTTATCCAGATGTcctgggaaaaggaagaagggaagagtcGCCATGTGGATTTCCAGTGTGTCCGAAGCAAATCCCTCACTAATCTGGTAGCTGCTGGAGAAGATGTCTTAGAGGACCAGGAGATAGTAATGCACCACCCACCCCAGGTGGATGAACTCGACCGGCTGAACGCTCCACTTTCTCAGATGGCGTCTAACGACTTTCAGGATTAG